In Deltaproteobacteria bacterium, a genomic segment contains:
- a CDS encoding gas vesicle protein GvpG: MAFLLDDILFSPVHGVVWLAEKIKEAAEAEKFDESKIRESLLDLQMKLELEEITEEEYQERETELMERMEEIAKQK; this comes from the coding sequence ATGGCATTTCTATTAGACGACATACTTTTTTCCCCTGTCCACGGTGTGGTATGGCTGGCGGAAAAGATTAAAGAGGCAGCAGAGGCAGAGAAGTTTGATGAGTCAAAGATTCGGGAGTCGCTGCTTGACCTGCAAATGAAATTAGAACTGGAAGAGATAACAGAGGAAGAATATCAGGAGAGGGAGACAGAACTGATGGAGAGGATGGAGGAGATAGCAAAGCAAAAGTGA
- a CDS encoding gas vesicle protein K, which produces MVERQVGWINTGPPIEASEGRLKDMNIDIDKDNLKQGVLGLVIAVVEIVRDILKTQAVRRMDGVSLTGEEIERLGRTLMELDRVIEEIKEDYGVSESVKKVRDSLDNLANGMVNNTIRN; this is translated from the coding sequence ATGGTTGAGCGCCAAGTCGGGTGGATTAACACAGGCCCCCCGATAGAAGCATCCGAGGGCAGGCTTAAAGACATGAATATAGACATAGATAAAGATAATTTGAAACAGGGGGTCTTGGGTCTGGTTATTGCAGTGGTGGAGATTGTACGGGATATCCTTAAGACGCAGGCAGTCAGACGAATGGATGGAGTGAGTTTAACCGGCGAAGAGATAGAAAGGCTGGGCAGGACGTTAATGGAACTTGACAGGGTTATTGAAGAGATAAAAGAGGACTATGGAGTTTCTGAGTCCGTGAAAAAAGTTAGGGATAGTCTGGATAATCTTGCAAATGGGATGGTTAATAACACAATTAGGAATTAA
- a CDS encoding gas vesicle protein, whose protein sequence is MERNVTLTDLLDRVLDKGIVIRADIIISLAGIPMLGINLGAAIAGMETMLKYGIMEEWDKEIRGEAICQK, encoded by the coding sequence ATGGAAAGAAATGTAACGCTCACAGACCTTTTAGACAGGGTTTTAGACAAAGGAATAGTCATCCGCGCGGATATTATTATTTCCCTTGCAGGCATTCCAATGCTCGGCATCAATCTTGGCGCTGCCATAGCTGGAATGGAGACAATGCTTAAATATGGGATTATGGAAGAGTGGGATAAGGAGATCAGGGGCGAGGCGATATGTCAAAAATAA
- a CDS encoding GvpL/GvpF family gas vesicle protein: MDGRYIYCITDGREDISLGNIGIEKAEVYTIPFCSLLAVVHNCEAKAYNSEDEDAMINWIITHQQVVDEAWKRFGTALPITFNTIIKGNTADVKAWLKQEYESMCKKIRRFRGKAEYGIQVFWDIDMIAGRVVERDTGLKGLQREIQSPDVSIGDGATYMYKQKFEKRLRDEIEAETEVCFKKLYNQIKAHVEDIFVEKIKRKQGKTQMLMNLSCLVPKDSRSYVGEELKKISSINGLSVRFTGPWPPYSFVGLDRIRNPQWKEM; the protein is encoded by the coding sequence ATGGATGGCAGATACATTTATTGTATAACCGATGGCAGGGAAGATATATCACTGGGAAATATCGGCATAGAAAAAGCAGAGGTATACACCATCCCCTTTTGCAGCCTTTTAGCAGTTGTCCATAACTGCGAGGCAAAGGCATATAACTCAGAGGATGAAGATGCCATGATAAACTGGATAATCACACATCAGCAGGTGGTTGATGAGGCATGGAAGAGGTTTGGAACAGCGCTTCCCATAACCTTCAATACTATTATTAAGGGTAACACAGCGGATGTAAAGGCATGGCTTAAACAGGAATATGAATCCATGTGTAAAAAAATTCGCCGGTTCAGGGGCAAGGCAGAATATGGGATTCAGGTATTCTGGGATATAGACATGATTGCTGGAAGGGTTGTAGAGAGAGACACGGGACTTAAGGGATTGCAGAGGGAAATACAATCCCCGGATGTATCCATCGGGGACGGCGCCACATATATGTATAAACAGAAATTTGAAAAGAGGTTAAGAGATGAAATAGAGGCAGAGACAGAAGTCTGCTTTAAGAAATTATATAATCAAATAAAGGCGCATGTTGAGGACATCTTTGTGGAAAAGATAAAAAGAAAACAAGGGAAGACGCAGATGCTTATGAACCTGTCATGCCTTGTCCCAAAAGATAGCCGCAGCTATGTAGGCGAAGAACTAAAGAAGATCAGCAGTATCAATGGGCTCTCTGTACGTTTCACAGGGCCCTGGCCGCCTTACAGTTTTGTTGGATTGGATAGGATACGGAACCCACAATGGAAAGAAATGTAA
- a CDS encoding Hsp70 family protein has protein sequence MSKIIGIDLGTTNTVAAFMDGGQPIIIPDALGKRLFPSVVASVNGAILVGRDAKNQDAAETTIASVKRHMGTGRRFNLNGRDYAPQEISAMILQKIKANASAYLGEHIDKAVITVPAYFNNEQRQATRDAGIIAGLEVKRIINEPTAAALAYGLGKEDTHTVMVWDLGGGTFDVSILEIGQGIFEVRAVNGDTHLGGDDWDQRIAERLSNGFLTQKTEFRRFRETVEETKIALSCALSTTINIPGIMENNGLFEITLTRKGFEEMTSDLVKRLVEPTMQALADAALCYEEIDRVILVGGATRMPAVQELARKLTGREPYKDINPDEAVALGAAIQAGILTGEMRDVVLVDVTPLSLGIESQGGVFAKLIDRNTQIPVSRNKIFTTAEDDQTSVDIHILQGEKGMARYNMSLGNFRLTDITSMPAGTPRLEVQFTIDSDGILKVSAKDLHTDNERMVEITSISRPSFPDRSIRGQADNGIEEIPAEMI, from the coding sequence ATGTCAAAAATAATAGGTATAGACCTTGGAACAACCAATACAGTTGCGGCATTTATGGATGGAGGCCAGCCAATTATTATACCTGACGCTCTCGGGAAAAGGCTGTTCCCATCGGTTGTGGCATCTGTTAATGGCGCGATACTGGTTGGCAGAGATGCAAAAAATCAGGATGCAGCAGAGACAACCATCGCCTCTGTCAAAAGGCATATGGGTACCGGCCGCAGATTTAATCTAAACGGCAGAGATTATGCGCCGCAGGAGATTTCAGCCATGATACTTCAAAAGATAAAGGCCAATGCCAGCGCATACCTTGGTGAACATATAGACAAGGCTGTAATAACTGTCCCTGCCTATTTTAATAATGAACAGCGTCAGGCAACAAGGGATGCCGGTATCATCGCAGGGCTGGAGGTAAAGAGGATAATCAATGAGCCGACTGCGGCGGCATTAGCCTATGGATTAGGTAAGGAAGATACGCATACGGTTATGGTCTGGGATTTAGGCGGAGGCACCTTTGATGTGTCTATACTTGAGATAGGTCAGGGTATATTTGAGGTCAGGGCTGTGAATGGGGATACACACCTCGGCGGTGATGACTGGGACCAGCGGATTGCAGAACGTTTGTCCAATGGATTCCTTACTCAGAAGACAGAATTCAGAAGATTTAGAGAGACAGTAGAAGAAACAAAGATTGCCCTGTCTTGCGCCTTATCCACCACTATCAATATTCCCGGCATCATGGAAAATAATGGTCTTTTTGAAATTACATTAACAAGAAAAGGATTTGAGGAAATGACCTCAGACCTTGTTAAGAGATTGGTTGAACCAACTATGCAGGCGCTGGCTGATGCAGCGCTCTGCTATGAGGAGATAGACAGGGTTATCCTTGTGGGCGGCGCAACGAGGATGCCTGCGGTGCAGGAATTGGCAAGGAAACTGACCGGCAGAGAGCCATATAAGGATATTAATCCAGACGAGGCAGTTGCCCTTGGCGCAGCAATACAGGCAGGGATATTAACAGGTGAGATGAGGGATGTTGTGCTGGTGGATGTTACTCCGCTGTCATTGGGCATTGAGTCGCAGGGCGGGGTATTTGCGAAGCTCATTGACAGGAATACCCAAATACCGGTATCCAGGAACAAGATATTTACAACAGCAGAAGATGACCAGACCTCTGTTGATATCCATATCCTGCAGGGCGAAAAGGGCATGGCAAGATACAACATGAGTCTGGGAAATTTCAGGCTGACTGATATCACGTCTATGCCGGCGGGGACGCCCAGATTAGAGGTGCAATTTACCATTGACAGCGATGGCATCCTTAAGGTTTCAGCAAAAGACCTCCATACAGATAATGAGCGGATGGTAGAGATTACATCCATATCCAGACCTTCGTTCCCCGATAGAAGCATTCGGGGGCAGGCGGACAATGGAATAGAGGAGATACCGGCGGAGATGATATGA
- a CDS encoding gas vesicle protein yields the protein MTIEAGIKTMNDSATLSDVIDRVLDKGIVINADIAISVAGAELLNIRIRAAIASFETAAKYGMTFPLGTNLETAAWNEAMVSKENCPGCKKRQPVEELLNSGCPWCGWLSAKSGGLTQAPR from the coding sequence ATGACTATAGAGGCAGGAATTAAAACAATGAATGACAGCGCTACCCTGTCGGATGTTATAGACAGGGTTCTGGATAAAGGGATTGTCATCAATGCGGACATTGCCATATCCGTTGCAGGCGCTGAACTCCTTAACATAAGGATACGGGCAGCCATTGCCTCATTTGAGACTGCCGCAAAATACGGCATGACATTTCCCTTAGGCACAAATCTTGAAACAGCGGCATGGAATGAGGCAATGGTGTCAAAAGAAAACTGCCCCGGATGCAAAAAGAGACAACCTGTGGAAGAACTTCTGAACAGTGGTTGTCCATGGTGCGGATGGTTGAGCGCCAAGTCGGGTGGATTAACACAGGCCCCCCGATAG